From the Lolium rigidum isolate FL_2022 chromosome 2, APGP_CSIRO_Lrig_0.1, whole genome shotgun sequence genome, one window contains:
- the LOC124692326 gene encoding serine/arginine-rich splicing factor 6-like isoform X4: MSLHIGGLSSAVQEQDLQHVFQKFGPCTVRRMKDRYGFAVFDSSGDAARALRQLHRAFVCGRRITVNWSKHQPNHSRSFRRSSRQIGSSNGRASRDGVDNLRLREPADQKNDSTSHGISLNPVDGVEEKNNHMSHDKSHNPDDIVEKDSDEIAEGMKEAGESIGEDPVEMKIDDGGTSDARETNGEDPVEMKMDDGGTSGANAIQHDRWGETGIGNHGGDDDDFDRFEPYHGYRKREEKKKIVKADHRRNSEKWQKHPAERFDQNHGKSRALPTCYKTLGDGFSLREREELRLRKFRYPSTRRPESHVDPMTRGHHRVQDFRKPFSDRTGRAPKLSDVPRLDRTHIPQSENMAEAPKEAHNGSKLKRSREPSLSSERNSSYSRSRSPSPRSRAQSPSHSAHSSSKSSQPTQPGGLKLGLRSNFSHHGPLSVSVSPKCDSPPAAGNKDSGVLVNSPLVSDLDIKARSELRHMDDCKQEAEGSRLNCEVPVVSSKLDAQSNGDVPVPGVDVKVSGHAETNLHKDMVDDIVGDALLGETTNPVDTLPVKSNMEHVVKKGRIISLKLTTSEVVSALKHYGVEAREVVLSNQTVENYFGAARLWPWEIIYYRRCKKGPISTENYGKRLEQNKEFGIVDQYVRSSSGWWERH, translated from the coding sequence ATGTCATTGCATATTGGAGGGCTTTCTTCAGCTGTGCAGGAACAAGATCTTCAACATGTTTTCCAGAAGTTTGGACCCTGCACTGTGAGGAGGATGAAAGATAGATATGGATTTGCAGTGTTTGATTCTAGTGGTGACGCAGCTCGAGCCTTGCGGCAACTGCATAGGGCATTTGTTTGTGGAAGACGCATAACTGTTAATTGGTCAAAACATCAGCCCAATCATTCTCGCAGTTTCAGGAGGAGTTCAAGACAGATTGGGTCATCTAATGGAAGGGCGTCCAGAGATGGTGTGGATAATTTGAGGTTAAGGGAGCCTGCAGATCAGAAGAATGACTCTACAAGTCATGGTATTAGTCTTAACcctgtcgatggagtagaagagaAGAATAACCATATGAGTCATGATAAGAGCCATAACCCTGATGATATAGTAGAAAAGGATTCTGATGAAATTGCTGAGGGCATGAAGGAAGCTGGAGAAAGTATTGGTGAAGATCCAGTTGAGATGAAGATCGATGATGGAGGTACTAGTGATGCTAGAGAAACTAATGGTGAAGATCCAGTTGAGATGAAGATGGATGATGGAGGTACTAGTGGTGCTAATGCAATTCAACATGATAGATGGGGCGAGACTGGAATAGGAAATCATGGTGGGGATGATGATGATTTTGACCGTTTTGAACCTTATCATGGCTACAGAAAGCgagaagagaagaaaaagatTGTTAAAGCAGATCACAGACggaattctgagaagtggcaaaagCACCCTGCTGAGCGCTTTGACCAGAACCATGGTAAATCAAGAGCTCTTCCAACCTGCTACAAAACACTGGGAGATGGATTCAGtttgagagaaagagaggagctgAGGCTAAGAAAATTCAGGTATCCCTCAACGAGACGACCAGAATCTCATGTCGACCCAATGACTCGAGGACATCATAGAGTTCAAGATTTCAGGAAACCATTTTCTGATAGGACTGGGAGAGCGCCCAAGTTGAGTGATGTGCCTAGATTGGACAGAACACATATACCTCAGAGTGAAAACATGGCAGAAGCCCCCAAGGAAGCGCATAATGGAAGCAAGTTGAAAAGATCTCGTGAGCCATCTCTCTCTTCTGAAAGGAATTCCTCGTACTCAAGATCTAGATCTCCCAGTCCTCGTTCAAGAGCACAATCCCCATCTCATTCTGCACATTCTAGTTCTAAATCATCTCAGCCAACTCAGCCTGGAGGTTTAAAACTGGGGCTGAGATCAAATTTCAGCCATCATGGTCCGTTATCAGTTTCTGTTTCACCAAAATGCGACTCTCCGCCTGCTGCAGGGAATAAAGACAGTGGTGTTCTGGTGAACTCTCCTCTGGTGAGCGATTTAGATATCAAGGCAAGATCTGAACTCAGACATATGGATGATTGCAAGCAAGAAGCTGAAGGGTCAAGATTAAACTGTGAGGTTCCAGTTGTTTCATCCAAGTTGGATGCCCAAAGCAATGGAGATGTGCCTGTACCTGGTGTGGATGTTAAGGTCTCAGGTCATGCAGAGACCAACTTGCACAAGGATATGGTTGATGATATTGTTGGTGATGCATTGCTAGGTGAGACAACCAACCCTGTGGACACTTTACCAGTGAAGTCAAACATGGAGCATGTGGTGAAAAAGGGGAGGATCATTTCCTTGAAGCTAACAACTAGTGAAGTTGTCTCAGCTCTAAAGCATTATGGAGTGGAAGCACGTGAGGTAGTCTTGTCGAATCAAACTGTGGAGAACTACTTTGGTGCCGCGCGCCTGTGGCCATGGGAAATTATTTACTACCGGCGGTGCAAGAAAGGTCCGATTTCCACGGAGAACTATGGTAAACGGCTTGAGCAGAACAAAGAGTTTGGTATCGTCGATCAGTATGTCAGAAGCAGCAGTGGCTGGTGGGAGCGCCACTAA
- the LOC124690084 gene encoding protein GL2-INTERACTING REPRESSOR 1-like, with product MSRANGGRGARRLDLKLNLSLPARGDSSAASRRILAAPADEESSPSSCVSSESEQHGGGGALQWSDSPEATSMVLAACPRCFIYVMLAEADPRCPKCRSPVILDFLHGGNGNEGDESNNRNRCGGRNRKE from the coding sequence ATGAGCCGAGCCAACGGCGGGAGGGGGGCTCGGCGCCTGGACCTGAAGCTGAACCTGTCGCTGCCGGCGCGCGGCGACTCGTCAGCAGCGTCGAGGAGGATTCTGGCGGCGCCGGCGGACGAGGAGTCGTCGCCGAGCTCGTGCGTGTCGTCGGAGAGCGAgcagcacggcggtggcggcgctttGCAGTGGTCGGACAGTCCCGAGGCGACGTCCATGGTGCTGGCGGCCTGCCCGCGATGCTTCATCTACGTCATGCTCGCTGAGGCCGACCCGCGGTGCCCCAAGTGCCGCAGCCCCGTCATCCTCGACTTCCTGCACGGCGGCAACGGCAACGAGGGCGATGAGAGCAACAATCGCAACCGCTGCGGCGGGAGGAATAGGAAGGAATGA
- the LOC124692326 gene encoding uncharacterized protein LOC124692326 isoform X2, protein MHGLRSLCSCTSSFLFLSCMFCASCTVAALWSFTSDLFRAETLSSSGDVPSDTWKSVVVFLDLFSGNINMSLHIGGLSSAVQEQDLQHVFQKFGPCTVRRMKDRYGFAVFDSSGDAARALRQLHRAFVCGRRITVNWSKHQPNHSRSFRRSSRQIGSSNGRASRDGVDNLRLREPADQKNDSTSHGISLNPVDGVEEKNNHMSHDKSHNPDDIVEKDSDEIAEGMKEAGESIGEDPVEMKIDDGGTSDARETNGEDPVEMKMDDGGTSGANAIQHDRWGETGIGNHGGDDDDFDRFEPYHGYRKREEKKKIVKADHRRNSEKWQKHPAERFDQNHGKSRALPTCYKTLGDGFSLREREELRLRKFRYPSTRRPESHVDPMTRGHHRVQDFRKPFSDRTGRAPKLSDVPRLDRTHIPQSENMAEAPKEAHNGSKLKRSREPSLSSERNSSYSRSRSPSPRSRAQSPSHSAHSSSKSSQPTQPGGLKLGLRSNFSHHGPLSVSVSPKCDSPPAAARSELRHMDDCKQEAEGSRLNCEVPVVSSKLDAQSNGDVPVPGVDVKVSGHAETNLHKDMVDDIVGDALLGETTNPVDTLPVKSNMEHVVKKGRIISLKLTTSEVVSALKHYGVEAREVVLSNQTVENYFGAARLWPWEIIYYRRCKKGPISTENYGKRLEQNKEFGIVDQYVRSSSGWWERH, encoded by the exons ATGCACGGGTTGCGTAGTTTGTGTTCCTGCACTTCTTCGTTTTTGTTCTTGTCTTGTATGTTTTGCGCCAGTTGTACTGTTGCAGCATTGTGGTCATTTACTAGTGATTTGTTCAGAGCTGAGACACTATCCAGTTCGGGTGATGTTCCAAGTGATACATGGAAATCTGTTGTAGTGTTTCTTGACCTCTTCAGTGGGAACATCAAT ATGTCATTGCATATTGGAGGGCTTTCTTCAGCTGTGCAGGAACAAGATCTTCAACATGTTTTCCAGAAGTTTGGACCCTGCACTGTGAGGAGGATGAAAGATAGATATGGATTTGCAGTGTTTGATTCTAGTGGTGACGCAGCTCGAGCCTTGCGGCAACTGCATAGGGCATTTGTTTGTGGAAGACGCATAACTGTTAATTGGTCAAAACATCAGCCCAATCATTCTCGCAGTTTCAGGAGGAGTTCAAGACAGATTGGGTCATCTAATGGAAGGGCGTCCAGAGATGGTGTGGATAATTTGAGGTTAAGGGAGCCTGCAGATCAGAAGAATGACTCTACAAGTCATGGTATTAGTCTTAACcctgtcgatggagtagaagagaAGAATAACCATATGAGTCATGATAAGAGCCATAACCCTGATGATATAGTAGAAAAGGATTCTGATGAAATTGCTGAGGGCATGAAGGAAGCTGGAGAAAGTATTGGTGAAGATCCAGTTGAGATGAAGATCGATGATGGAGGTACTAGTGATGCTAGAGAAACTAATGGTGAAGATCCAGTTGAGATGAAGATGGATGATGGAGGTACTAGTGGTGCTAATGCAATTCAACATGATAGATGGGGCGAGACTGGAATAGGAAATCATGGTGGGGATGATGATGATTTTGACCGTTTTGAACCTTATCATGGCTACAGAAAGCgagaagagaagaaaaagatTGTTAAAGCAGATCACAGACggaattctgagaagtggcaaaagCACCCTGCTGAGCGCTTTGACCAGAACCATGGTAAATCAAGAGCTCTTCCAACCTGCTACAAAACACTGGGAGATGGATTCAGtttgagagaaagagaggagctgAGGCTAAGAAAATTCAGGTATCCCTCAACGAGACGACCAGAATCTCATGTCGACCCAATGACTCGAGGACATCATAGAGTTCAAGATTTCAGGAAACCATTTTCTGATAGGACTGGGAGAGCGCCCAAGTTGAGTGATGTGCCTAGATTGGACAGAACACATATACCTCAGAGTGAAAACATGGCAGAAGCCCCCAAGGAAGCGCATAATGGAAGCAAGTTGAAAAGATCTCGTGAGCCATCTCTCTCTTCTGAAAGGAATTCCTCGTACTCAAGATCTAGATCTCCCAGTCCTCGTTCAAGAGCACAATCCCCATCTCATTCTGCACATTCTAGTTCTAAATCATCTCAGCCAACTCAGCCTGGAGGTTTAAAACTGGGGCTGAGATCAAATTTCAGCCATCATGGTCCGTTATCAGTTTCTGTTTCACCAAAATGCGACTCTCCGCCTGCTGCA GCAAGATCTGAACTCAGACATATGGATGATTGCAAGCAAGAAGCTGAAGGGTCAAGATTAAACTGTGAGGTTCCAGTTGTTTCATCCAAGTTGGATGCCCAAAGCAATGGAGATGTGCCTGTACCTGGTGTGGATGTTAAGGTCTCAGGTCATGCAGAGACCAACTTGCACAAGGATATGGTTGATGATATTGTTGGTGATGCATTGCTAGGTGAGACAACCAACCCTGTGGACACTTTACCAGTGAAGTCAAACATGGAGCATGTGGTGAAAAAGGGGAGGATCATTTCCTTGAAGCTAACAACTAGTGAAGTTGTCTCAGCTCTAAAGCATTATGGAGTGGAAGCACGTGAGGTAGTCTTGTCGAATCAAACTGTGGAGAACTACTTTGGTGCCGCGCGCCTGTGGCCATGGGAAATTATTTACTACCGGCGGTGCAAGAAAGGTCCGATTTCCACGGAGAACTATGGTAAACGGCTTGAGCAGAACAAAGAGTTTGGTATCGTCGATCAGTATGTCAGAAGCAGCAGTGGCTGGTGGGAGCGCCACTAA
- the LOC124692326 gene encoding uncharacterized protein LOC124692326 isoform X1, with product MHGLRSLCSCTSSFLFLSCMFCASCTVAALWSFTSDLFRAETLSSSGDVPSDTWKSVVVFLDLFSGNINMSLHIGGLSSAVQEQDLQHVFQKFGPCTVRRMKDRYGFAVFDSSGDAARALRQLHRAFVCGRRITVNWSKHQPNHSRSFRRSSRQIGSSNGRASRDGVDNLRLREPADQKNDSTSHGISLNPVDGVEEKNNHMSHDKSHNPDDIVEKDSDEIAEGMKEAGESIGEDPVEMKIDDGGTSDARETNGEDPVEMKMDDGGTSGANAIQHDRWGETGIGNHGGDDDDFDRFEPYHGYRKREEKKKIVKADHRRNSEKWQKHPAERFDQNHGKSRALPTCYKTLGDGFSLREREELRLRKFRYPSTRRPESHVDPMTRGHHRVQDFRKPFSDRTGRAPKLSDVPRLDRTHIPQSENMAEAPKEAHNGSKLKRSREPSLSSERNSSYSRSRSPSPRSRAQSPSHSAHSSSKSSQPTQPGGLKLGLRSNFSHHGPLSVSVSPKCDSPPAAGNKDSGVLVNSPLVSDLDIKARSELRHMDDCKQEAEGSRLNCEVPVVSSKLDAQSNGDVPVPGVDVKVSGHAETNLHKDMVDDIVGDALLGETTNPVDTLPVKSNMEHVVKKGRIISLKLTTSEVVSALKHYGVEAREVVLSNQTVENYFGAARLWPWEIIYYRRCKKGPISTENYGKRLEQNKEFGIVDQYVRSSSGWWERH from the exons ATGCACGGGTTGCGTAGTTTGTGTTCCTGCACTTCTTCGTTTTTGTTCTTGTCTTGTATGTTTTGCGCCAGTTGTACTGTTGCAGCATTGTGGTCATTTACTAGTGATTTGTTCAGAGCTGAGACACTATCCAGTTCGGGTGATGTTCCAAGTGATACATGGAAATCTGTTGTAGTGTTTCTTGACCTCTTCAGTGGGAACATCAAT ATGTCATTGCATATTGGAGGGCTTTCTTCAGCTGTGCAGGAACAAGATCTTCAACATGTTTTCCAGAAGTTTGGACCCTGCACTGTGAGGAGGATGAAAGATAGATATGGATTTGCAGTGTTTGATTCTAGTGGTGACGCAGCTCGAGCCTTGCGGCAACTGCATAGGGCATTTGTTTGTGGAAGACGCATAACTGTTAATTGGTCAAAACATCAGCCCAATCATTCTCGCAGTTTCAGGAGGAGTTCAAGACAGATTGGGTCATCTAATGGAAGGGCGTCCAGAGATGGTGTGGATAATTTGAGGTTAAGGGAGCCTGCAGATCAGAAGAATGACTCTACAAGTCATGGTATTAGTCTTAACcctgtcgatggagtagaagagaAGAATAACCATATGAGTCATGATAAGAGCCATAACCCTGATGATATAGTAGAAAAGGATTCTGATGAAATTGCTGAGGGCATGAAGGAAGCTGGAGAAAGTATTGGTGAAGATCCAGTTGAGATGAAGATCGATGATGGAGGTACTAGTGATGCTAGAGAAACTAATGGTGAAGATCCAGTTGAGATGAAGATGGATGATGGAGGTACTAGTGGTGCTAATGCAATTCAACATGATAGATGGGGCGAGACTGGAATAGGAAATCATGGTGGGGATGATGATGATTTTGACCGTTTTGAACCTTATCATGGCTACAGAAAGCgagaagagaagaaaaagatTGTTAAAGCAGATCACAGACggaattctgagaagtggcaaaagCACCCTGCTGAGCGCTTTGACCAGAACCATGGTAAATCAAGAGCTCTTCCAACCTGCTACAAAACACTGGGAGATGGATTCAGtttgagagaaagagaggagctgAGGCTAAGAAAATTCAGGTATCCCTCAACGAGACGACCAGAATCTCATGTCGACCCAATGACTCGAGGACATCATAGAGTTCAAGATTTCAGGAAACCATTTTCTGATAGGACTGGGAGAGCGCCCAAGTTGAGTGATGTGCCTAGATTGGACAGAACACATATACCTCAGAGTGAAAACATGGCAGAAGCCCCCAAGGAAGCGCATAATGGAAGCAAGTTGAAAAGATCTCGTGAGCCATCTCTCTCTTCTGAAAGGAATTCCTCGTACTCAAGATCTAGATCTCCCAGTCCTCGTTCAAGAGCACAATCCCCATCTCATTCTGCACATTCTAGTTCTAAATCATCTCAGCCAACTCAGCCTGGAGGTTTAAAACTGGGGCTGAGATCAAATTTCAGCCATCATGGTCCGTTATCAGTTTCTGTTTCACCAAAATGCGACTCTCCGCCTGCTGCAGGGAATAAAGACAGTGGTGTTCTGGTGAACTCTCCTCTGGTGAGCGATTTAGATATCAAGGCAAGATCTGAACTCAGACATATGGATGATTGCAAGCAAGAAGCTGAAGGGTCAAGATTAAACTGTGAGGTTCCAGTTGTTTCATCCAAGTTGGATGCCCAAAGCAATGGAGATGTGCCTGTACCTGGTGTGGATGTTAAGGTCTCAGGTCATGCAGAGACCAACTTGCACAAGGATATGGTTGATGATATTGTTGGTGATGCATTGCTAGGTGAGACAACCAACCCTGTGGACACTTTACCAGTGAAGTCAAACATGGAGCATGTGGTGAAAAAGGGGAGGATCATTTCCTTGAAGCTAACAACTAGTGAAGTTGTCTCAGCTCTAAAGCATTATGGAGTGGAAGCACGTGAGGTAGTCTTGTCGAATCAAACTGTGGAGAACTACTTTGGTGCCGCGCGCCTGTGGCCATGGGAAATTATTTACTACCGGCGGTGCAAGAAAGGTCCGATTTCCACGGAGAACTATGGTAAACGGCTTGAGCAGAACAAAGAGTTTGGTATCGTCGATCAGTATGTCAGAAGCAGCAGTGGCTGGTGGGAGCGCCACTAA
- the LOC124692326 gene encoding serine/arginine-rich splicing factor 6-like isoform X3 yields the protein MEMLIAVFDHPYKQMSLHIGGLSSAVQEQDLQHVFQKFGPCTVRRMKDRYGFAVFDSSGDAARALRQLHRAFVCGRRITVNWSKHQPNHSRSFRRSSRQIGSSNGRASRDGVDNLRLREPADQKNDSTSHGISLNPVDGVEEKNNHMSHDKSHNPDDIVEKDSDEIAEGMKEAGESIGEDPVEMKIDDGGTSDARETNGEDPVEMKMDDGGTSGANAIQHDRWGETGIGNHGGDDDDFDRFEPYHGYRKREEKKKIVKADHRRNSEKWQKHPAERFDQNHGKSRALPTCYKTLGDGFSLREREELRLRKFRYPSTRRPESHVDPMTRGHHRVQDFRKPFSDRTGRAPKLSDVPRLDRTHIPQSENMAEAPKEAHNGSKLKRSREPSLSSERNSSYSRSRSPSPRSRAQSPSHSAHSSSKSSQPTQPGGLKLGLRSNFSHHGPLSVSVSPKCDSPPAAGNKDSGVLVNSPLVSDLDIKARSELRHMDDCKQEAEGSRLNCEVPVVSSKLDAQSNGDVPVPGVDVKVSGHAETNLHKDMVDDIVGDALLGETTNPVDTLPVKSNMEHVVKKGRIISLKLTTSEVVSALKHYGVEAREVVLSNQTVENYFGAARLWPWEIIYYRRCKKGPISTENYGKRLEQNKEFGIVDQYVRSSSGWWERH from the exons ATGGAAATGTTGATTGCAGTGTTTGATCACCCATATAAACAG ATGTCATTGCATATTGGAGGGCTTTCTTCAGCTGTGCAGGAACAAGATCTTCAACATGTTTTCCAGAAGTTTGGACCCTGCACTGTGAGGAGGATGAAAGATAGATATGGATTTGCAGTGTTTGATTCTAGTGGTGACGCAGCTCGAGCCTTGCGGCAACTGCATAGGGCATTTGTTTGTGGAAGACGCATAACTGTTAATTGGTCAAAACATCAGCCCAATCATTCTCGCAGTTTCAGGAGGAGTTCAAGACAGATTGGGTCATCTAATGGAAGGGCGTCCAGAGATGGTGTGGATAATTTGAGGTTAAGGGAGCCTGCAGATCAGAAGAATGACTCTACAAGTCATGGTATTAGTCTTAACcctgtcgatggagtagaagagaAGAATAACCATATGAGTCATGATAAGAGCCATAACCCTGATGATATAGTAGAAAAGGATTCTGATGAAATTGCTGAGGGCATGAAGGAAGCTGGAGAAAGTATTGGTGAAGATCCAGTTGAGATGAAGATCGATGATGGAGGTACTAGTGATGCTAGAGAAACTAATGGTGAAGATCCAGTTGAGATGAAGATGGATGATGGAGGTACTAGTGGTGCTAATGCAATTCAACATGATAGATGGGGCGAGACTGGAATAGGAAATCATGGTGGGGATGATGATGATTTTGACCGTTTTGAACCTTATCATGGCTACAGAAAGCgagaagagaagaaaaagatTGTTAAAGCAGATCACAGACggaattctgagaagtggcaaaagCACCCTGCTGAGCGCTTTGACCAGAACCATGGTAAATCAAGAGCTCTTCCAACCTGCTACAAAACACTGGGAGATGGATTCAGtttgagagaaagagaggagctgAGGCTAAGAAAATTCAGGTATCCCTCAACGAGACGACCAGAATCTCATGTCGACCCAATGACTCGAGGACATCATAGAGTTCAAGATTTCAGGAAACCATTTTCTGATAGGACTGGGAGAGCGCCCAAGTTGAGTGATGTGCCTAGATTGGACAGAACACATATACCTCAGAGTGAAAACATGGCAGAAGCCCCCAAGGAAGCGCATAATGGAAGCAAGTTGAAAAGATCTCGTGAGCCATCTCTCTCTTCTGAAAGGAATTCCTCGTACTCAAGATCTAGATCTCCCAGTCCTCGTTCAAGAGCACAATCCCCATCTCATTCTGCACATTCTAGTTCTAAATCATCTCAGCCAACTCAGCCTGGAGGTTTAAAACTGGGGCTGAGATCAAATTTCAGCCATCATGGTCCGTTATCAGTTTCTGTTTCACCAAAATGCGACTCTCCGCCTGCTGCAGGGAATAAAGACAGTGGTGTTCTGGTGAACTCTCCTCTGGTGAGCGATTTAGATATCAAGGCAAGATCTGAACTCAGACATATGGATGATTGCAAGCAAGAAGCTGAAGGGTCAAGATTAAACTGTGAGGTTCCAGTTGTTTCATCCAAGTTGGATGCCCAAAGCAATGGAGATGTGCCTGTACCTGGTGTGGATGTTAAGGTCTCAGGTCATGCAGAGACCAACTTGCACAAGGATATGGTTGATGATATTGTTGGTGATGCATTGCTAGGTGAGACAACCAACCCTGTGGACACTTTACCAGTGAAGTCAAACATGGAGCATGTGGTGAAAAAGGGGAGGATCATTTCCTTGAAGCTAACAACTAGTGAAGTTGTCTCAGCTCTAAAGCATTATGGAGTGGAAGCACGTGAGGTAGTCTTGTCGAATCAAACTGTGGAGAACTACTTTGGTGCCGCGCGCCTGTGGCCATGGGAAATTATTTACTACCGGCGGTGCAAGAAAGGTCCGATTTCCACGGAGAACTATGGTAAACGGCTTGAGCAGAACAAAGAGTTTGGTATCGTCGATCAGTATGTCAGAAGCAGCAGTGGCTGGTGGGAGCGCCACTAA